In a genomic window of Balaenoptera ricei isolate mBalRic1 chromosome 3, mBalRic1.hap2, whole genome shotgun sequence:
- the TERT gene encoding telomerase reverse transcriptase isoform X1 — protein MPRAPRCRAVRALLRDRYRQVLPLATFVRRLGPEDRRLVRRGDPVAFRALVAQCLVCVPWDAQPPPAAPSFRQVSCLKELVARVVQRLCERGARNVLAFGFALLDGARGGPPVAFTTSVRSYLPNTVTDTLRGSGAWGLLLRRVGDDVLTHLLARCALYLLVPPSCAYQVCGPPLYDLCTAAAARPTRRAGGTRTGLGLTRQAGNGGDGEAGGSRELPAKGARRRRGGAGGRPPPAKKPRHGLEPERGTEGQAPGAHLGRAPGRSDSDPRVMTPTRAAAEAKSREGNVPRTRRPFPLVGGERGVRSPSWRPSHPQGEPGPRAWAETKQFLYCSGSKERLRRSFLLCSLPPSLGGAQRLVETIFLGSEPRPPGAPRRMRRLPPRYWRMRPLFRELLKNHVRCPYGALLRAHCPLPASTSPAGPGDQKSPGVGACSGESPAAVPEGDAGSRRLVQLLRQHSSPWQVYGLLRACLRRLVPAGLWGSRHNERRFLRNVKKLVSLGKHGKLSPQELTWKMKVQDCAWLCGSPGARCIPAAEHRLREAVLARFLCWLMGAYVVELLRAFFYVTETTFQKNRLFFFRKRVWSQLQSIGIRQHLERVQLRELSEADVRRHQEARPALPTSKLRFVPKPSGLRPIVNMGDVVGAGKSHRDRKVQHLTSQVKTLFAVLNYERLRRPGLLGASVLGMDDIYRAWQAFVLPLRAQGPVPPLYFVKVDVAGAYDALPQDRLAEVIANVIRPHENSYCVRQYAVVQRTARGHVRKSFKRHVSTFTDLQPYMRQFVEHLQATGLLRDAVVIEQSCSLNEAGGSLFKLFLRLVHNHVVRIGGRSYVQCQGVPQGSILSTLLCSFCYGDMENELFPGIQRDGVLLRLVDDFLLVTPHLTRARAFLRTLVRGVPEYGCLANLQKTVVNFPVEDGGLGGAAPLQLPAHCLFPWCGLLLDTRTLEVRCDHSSYAGTSIRASLTFNQGFKAGRNMRRKLLAVLRLKCHGLFLDLQVNSLETVFTNVYKTFLLQAYRFHACVLQLPFQQPVRRNPSFFLRVISDTSSRCYALLRARNAGMSLGAKGASGPFPSEAAQWLCLHAFLLKLARHRVTYSCLLGALRSARARLCRRLPRATLAALEAAADPALTADFKTILD, from the exons ATGCCGCGCGCGCCCAGGTGCCGGGCGGTGCGCGCCCTGCTGCGGGACCGCTACCGGCAGGTGCTGCCGCTGGCCACCTTCGTGCGGCGCCTGGGGCCCGAGGACCGGCGGCTCGTGCGGCGCGGGGACCCGGTGGCCTTCCGCGCGCTCGTGGCCCAGTGCCTGGTGTGCGTGCCCTGGGATGCACAGCCGCCCCCTGCCGCCCCGTCCTTCCGCCAG GTGTCCTGCCTGAAGGAGCTGGTGGCCAGGGTCGTGCAGAGGCTCTGTGAGCGCGGCGCGAGGAACGTGCTGGCCTTCGGCTTCGCGCTGCTGGACGGGGCCCGCGGCGGGCCGCCCGTGGCCTTCACGACCAGCGTGCGCAGCTACCTGCCCAACACGGTGACGGACACGCTGCGCGGCAGCGGCGCGTGGGGGCTGCTGCTGCGCCGCGTGGGTGATGACGTGCTCACCCACCTGCTGGCGCGCTGcgcactctacctgctggtgccCCCCAGCTGCGCCTACCAGGTGTGCGGGCCGCCGCTCTATGACCTCTGCACCGCCGCCGCGGCGCGGCCCACGCGACGCGCGGGCGGAACCCGGACTGGCCTCGGACTCACGCGCCAGGCCGGGAATGGCGGCGACGGGGAGGCCGGGGGATCCCGGGAGCTGCCGGCCAAGGGCGCGAGGCGGCGTCGTGGCGGCGCGGGGGGCCGTCCGCCTCCAGCCAAGAAGCCCAGGCATGGCCTGGAGCCCGAGCGGGGTACCGAAGGGCAGGCGCCCGGGGCCCACCTGGGCAGGGCGCCTGGGCGGAGCGACAGCGACCCCCGCGTGATGACACCTACCAGAGCCGCTGCGGAAGCCAAGTCTCGGGAGGGCAACGTGCCCAGGACCCGTCGCCCCTTCCCGCTGGTGGGCGGCGAGAGGGGTGTTCGCTCCCCGTCCTGGCGGCCGTCACATCCCCAGGGCGAGCCCGGTCCCCGAGCGTGGGCTGAGACCAAGCAGTTCCTCTACTGCTCGGGGAGCAAAGAACGGCTGCGCCGCTCCTTCCTGCTCTGttccctgcctcccagcctgggGGGGGCCCAGAGGCTCGTGGAGACCATCTTTCTGGGCTCTGAGCCCCGGCCCCCAGGGGCTCCCCGCAGGATGCGCCGCCTGCCCCCGCGCTACTGGCGGATGAGGCCGCTGTTTCGGGAGCTGCTTAAGAACCACGTGCGGTGCCCCTACGGCGCGCTCCTCAGGGCGCACTGCCCACTGCCGGCCTCCACCAGCCCGGCGGGGCCAGGCGATCAGAAGAGCCCCGGAGTGGGCGCCTGCTCCGGGGAGAGCCCAGCCGCTGTCCCCGAGGGGGACGCGGGCTCGCGACGCCTGGTGCAGCTGCTCCGCCAGCACAGCAGCCCCTGGCAGGTGTACGGCCTCCTGCGGGCCTGCCTCCGCCGGCTGGTGCCCGCCGGCCTCTGGGGCTCCCGACACAACGAGCGCCGCTTCTTGAGGAATGTGAAGAAGCTCGTCTCCCTGGGGAAGCACGGCAAGCTCTCACCGCAGGAGCTGACCTGGAAGATGAAGGTGCAGGACTGCGCCTGGCTGTGCGGGAGCCCAG GGGCTCGCTGCATCCCGGCCGCCGAGCACCGTCTGCGCGAGGCCGTCCTGGCCAGGTTCCTGTGCTGGCTGATGGGCGCGTACGTGGTCGAGCTGCTCAGGGCATTCTTCTATGTCACGGAGACCACGTTCCAGAAGAACCGGCTCTTCTTCTTCCGGAAGCGCGTCTGGAGCCAGCTGCAGAGCATTGGCATCAG ACAACACTTAGAGCGCGTGCAGCTCCGAGAACTATCCGAGGCAGACGTCAGGCGACACCAGGAGGCCAGGCCGGCTCTGCCGACGTCCAAGCTCCGCTTCGTCCCCAAGCCCAGCGGGCTGCGGCCCATCGTGAACATGGGCGACGTCGTGGGAGCCGGGAAGTCGCACAGAGACAGGAAG GTCCAGCATCTCACCTCCCAGGTCAAGACCCTGTTCGCTGTGCTGAACTACGAGCGGCTGAGGCGCCCCGGCCTTCTAGGGGCCTCCGTGCTGGGCATGGACGACATTTACAGGGCCTGGCAGGCCTTCGTGCTGCCCCTGCGGGCCCAGGGCCCGGTGCCCCCGCTCTACTTCGTCAAG GTGGACGTGGCGGGGGCGTACGACGCCCTCCCCCAGGACAGGCTGGCGGAGGTGATAGCCAACGTGATCCGGCCCCACGAGAACTCGTACTGCGTGCGCCAGTACGCCGTGGTCCAGAGGACTGCCCGCGGACACGTGCGGAAGTCCTTCAAGAGACAC GTGTCCACCTTCACGGACCTCCAGCCTTACATGAGACAGTTCGTGGAGCACCTGCAGGCGACCGGCTTGCTGAGGGACGCCGTGGTCATCGAGCAG AGCTGCTCCCTGAACGAGGCCGGCGGCAGCCTCTTCAAGCTCTTCCTGCGCCTGGTCCACAACCACGTGGTCAGGATCGGGGGCAG GTCCTACGTCCAGTGTCAGGGGGTCCCCCAGGGCTCCATTCTGTCCACCCTGCTCTGCAGCTTCTGCTACGGAGACATGGAGAACGAGCTCTTCCCCGGAATCCAGCGGGATGG GGTGCTCCTGCGCTTGGTCGACGACTTCCTGCTGGTCACCCCTCACCTGACACGAGCCAGAGCCTTTCTCAG GACCCTGGTCCGCGGCGTGCCCGAGTATGGCTGCTTGGCAAACCTGCAGAAGACGGTGGTGAACTTCCCCGTGGAGGACGGCGGCCTGGGCGGTGCGGCCCCCCTGCAGCTGCCGGCGCACTGCCTGTTCCCCTGGTGCGGCTTGCTGCTGGACACCCGCACCCTGGAGGTGCGCTGCGACCACTCCAG TTACGCCGGGACCTCGATCCGAGCGAGTCTCACCTTCAACCAGGGCTTCAAGGCTGGGAGGAACATGCGTCGCAAACTCTTGGCGGTCTTGCGGCTGAAGTGCcatgggctcttcctggacctgCAG GTGAACAGTCTTGAGACAGTTTTCACAAATGTTTACAAGACATTCCTGCTGCAGGCCTACAG GTTCCACGCGTGCGTGCTGCAGCTCCCGTTTCAGCAGCCAGTCAGGAGGAACCCCTCGTTTTTCCTCCGGGTCATCTCTGACACCTCGTCCCGCTGCTACGCCCTCCTGAGAGCCAGGAATGCAG GGATGTCACTGGGGGCCAAGGGCGCCTCCGGCCCGTTTCCTTCCGAGGCCGCGCAGTGGCTCTGCCTGCACGCCTTTCTGCTCAAGCTGGCTCGTCACCGCGTCACCTACAGCTGTCTTCTGGGGGCGCTGCGGTCAG CCAGAGCCCGACTGTGCCGGCGGCTCCCCAGGGCCACTCTGGCCGCCCTGGAGGCAGCAGCCGACCCGGCCCTGACCGCGGACTTTAAGACCATCTTGGACTGA
- the TERT gene encoding telomerase reverse transcriptase isoform X2 — MPRAPRCRAVRALLRDRYRQVLPLATFVRRLGPEDRRLVRRGDPVAFRALVAQCLVCVPWDAQPPPAAPSFRQVSCLKELVARVVQRLCERGARNVLAFGFALLDGARGGPPVAFTTSVRSYLPNTVTDTLRGSGAWGLLLRRVGDDVLTHLLARCALYLLVPPSCAYQVCGPPLYDLCTAAAARPTRRAGGTRTGLGLTRQAGNGGDGEAGGSRELPAKGARRRRGGAGGRPPPAKKPRHGLEPERGTEGQAPGAHLGRAPGRSDSDPRVMTPTRAAAEAKSREGNVPRTRRPFPLVGGERGVRSPSWRPSHPQGEPGPRAWAETKQFLYCSGSKERLRRSFLLCSLPPSLGGAQRLVETIFLGSEPRPPGAPRRMRRLPPRYWRMRPLFRELLKNHVRCPYGALLRAHCPLPASTSPAGPGDQKSPGVGACSGESPAAVPEGDAGSRRLVQLLRQHSSPWQVYGLLRACLRRLVPAGLWGSRHNERRFLRNVKKLVSLGKHGKLSPQELTWKMKVQDCAWLCGSPGARCIPAAEHRLREAVLARFLCWLMGAYVVELLRAFFYVTETTFQKNRLFFFRKRVWSQLQSIGIRQHLERVQLRELSEADVRRHQEARPALPTSKLRFVPKPSGLRPIVNMGDVVGAGKSHRDRKVQHLTSQVKTLFAVLNYERLRRPGLLGASVLGMDDIYRAWQAFVLPLRAQGPVPPLYFVKVDVAGAYDALPQDRLAEVIANVIRPHENSYCVRQYAVVQRTARGHVRKSFKRHVSTFTDLQPYMRQFVEHLQATGLLRDAVVIEQSCSLNEAGGSLFKLFLRLVHNHVVRIGGRSYVQCQGVPQGSILSTLLCSFCYGDMENELFPGIQRDGVLLRLVDDFLLVTPHLTRARAFLSYAGTSIRASLTFNQGFKAGRNMRRKLLAVLRLKCHGLFLDLQVNSLETVFTNVYKTFLLQAYRFHACVLQLPFQQPVRRNPSFFLRVISDTSSRCYALLRARNAGMSLGAKGASGPFPSEAAQWLCLHAFLLKLARHRVTYSCLLGALRSARARLCRRLPRATLAALEAAADPALTADFKTILD; from the exons ATGCCGCGCGCGCCCAGGTGCCGGGCGGTGCGCGCCCTGCTGCGGGACCGCTACCGGCAGGTGCTGCCGCTGGCCACCTTCGTGCGGCGCCTGGGGCCCGAGGACCGGCGGCTCGTGCGGCGCGGGGACCCGGTGGCCTTCCGCGCGCTCGTGGCCCAGTGCCTGGTGTGCGTGCCCTGGGATGCACAGCCGCCCCCTGCCGCCCCGTCCTTCCGCCAG GTGTCCTGCCTGAAGGAGCTGGTGGCCAGGGTCGTGCAGAGGCTCTGTGAGCGCGGCGCGAGGAACGTGCTGGCCTTCGGCTTCGCGCTGCTGGACGGGGCCCGCGGCGGGCCGCCCGTGGCCTTCACGACCAGCGTGCGCAGCTACCTGCCCAACACGGTGACGGACACGCTGCGCGGCAGCGGCGCGTGGGGGCTGCTGCTGCGCCGCGTGGGTGATGACGTGCTCACCCACCTGCTGGCGCGCTGcgcactctacctgctggtgccCCCCAGCTGCGCCTACCAGGTGTGCGGGCCGCCGCTCTATGACCTCTGCACCGCCGCCGCGGCGCGGCCCACGCGACGCGCGGGCGGAACCCGGACTGGCCTCGGACTCACGCGCCAGGCCGGGAATGGCGGCGACGGGGAGGCCGGGGGATCCCGGGAGCTGCCGGCCAAGGGCGCGAGGCGGCGTCGTGGCGGCGCGGGGGGCCGTCCGCCTCCAGCCAAGAAGCCCAGGCATGGCCTGGAGCCCGAGCGGGGTACCGAAGGGCAGGCGCCCGGGGCCCACCTGGGCAGGGCGCCTGGGCGGAGCGACAGCGACCCCCGCGTGATGACACCTACCAGAGCCGCTGCGGAAGCCAAGTCTCGGGAGGGCAACGTGCCCAGGACCCGTCGCCCCTTCCCGCTGGTGGGCGGCGAGAGGGGTGTTCGCTCCCCGTCCTGGCGGCCGTCACATCCCCAGGGCGAGCCCGGTCCCCGAGCGTGGGCTGAGACCAAGCAGTTCCTCTACTGCTCGGGGAGCAAAGAACGGCTGCGCCGCTCCTTCCTGCTCTGttccctgcctcccagcctgggGGGGGCCCAGAGGCTCGTGGAGACCATCTTTCTGGGCTCTGAGCCCCGGCCCCCAGGGGCTCCCCGCAGGATGCGCCGCCTGCCCCCGCGCTACTGGCGGATGAGGCCGCTGTTTCGGGAGCTGCTTAAGAACCACGTGCGGTGCCCCTACGGCGCGCTCCTCAGGGCGCACTGCCCACTGCCGGCCTCCACCAGCCCGGCGGGGCCAGGCGATCAGAAGAGCCCCGGAGTGGGCGCCTGCTCCGGGGAGAGCCCAGCCGCTGTCCCCGAGGGGGACGCGGGCTCGCGACGCCTGGTGCAGCTGCTCCGCCAGCACAGCAGCCCCTGGCAGGTGTACGGCCTCCTGCGGGCCTGCCTCCGCCGGCTGGTGCCCGCCGGCCTCTGGGGCTCCCGACACAACGAGCGCCGCTTCTTGAGGAATGTGAAGAAGCTCGTCTCCCTGGGGAAGCACGGCAAGCTCTCACCGCAGGAGCTGACCTGGAAGATGAAGGTGCAGGACTGCGCCTGGCTGTGCGGGAGCCCAG GGGCTCGCTGCATCCCGGCCGCCGAGCACCGTCTGCGCGAGGCCGTCCTGGCCAGGTTCCTGTGCTGGCTGATGGGCGCGTACGTGGTCGAGCTGCTCAGGGCATTCTTCTATGTCACGGAGACCACGTTCCAGAAGAACCGGCTCTTCTTCTTCCGGAAGCGCGTCTGGAGCCAGCTGCAGAGCATTGGCATCAG ACAACACTTAGAGCGCGTGCAGCTCCGAGAACTATCCGAGGCAGACGTCAGGCGACACCAGGAGGCCAGGCCGGCTCTGCCGACGTCCAAGCTCCGCTTCGTCCCCAAGCCCAGCGGGCTGCGGCCCATCGTGAACATGGGCGACGTCGTGGGAGCCGGGAAGTCGCACAGAGACAGGAAG GTCCAGCATCTCACCTCCCAGGTCAAGACCCTGTTCGCTGTGCTGAACTACGAGCGGCTGAGGCGCCCCGGCCTTCTAGGGGCCTCCGTGCTGGGCATGGACGACATTTACAGGGCCTGGCAGGCCTTCGTGCTGCCCCTGCGGGCCCAGGGCCCGGTGCCCCCGCTCTACTTCGTCAAG GTGGACGTGGCGGGGGCGTACGACGCCCTCCCCCAGGACAGGCTGGCGGAGGTGATAGCCAACGTGATCCGGCCCCACGAGAACTCGTACTGCGTGCGCCAGTACGCCGTGGTCCAGAGGACTGCCCGCGGACACGTGCGGAAGTCCTTCAAGAGACAC GTGTCCACCTTCACGGACCTCCAGCCTTACATGAGACAGTTCGTGGAGCACCTGCAGGCGACCGGCTTGCTGAGGGACGCCGTGGTCATCGAGCAG AGCTGCTCCCTGAACGAGGCCGGCGGCAGCCTCTTCAAGCTCTTCCTGCGCCTGGTCCACAACCACGTGGTCAGGATCGGGGGCAG GTCCTACGTCCAGTGTCAGGGGGTCCCCCAGGGCTCCATTCTGTCCACCCTGCTCTGCAGCTTCTGCTACGGAGACATGGAGAACGAGCTCTTCCCCGGAATCCAGCGGGATGG GGTGCTCCTGCGCTTGGTCGACGACTTCCTGCTGGTCACCCCTCACCTGACACGAGCCAGAGCCTTTCTCAG TTACGCCGGGACCTCGATCCGAGCGAGTCTCACCTTCAACCAGGGCTTCAAGGCTGGGAGGAACATGCGTCGCAAACTCTTGGCGGTCTTGCGGCTGAAGTGCcatgggctcttcctggacctgCAG GTGAACAGTCTTGAGACAGTTTTCACAAATGTTTACAAGACATTCCTGCTGCAGGCCTACAG GTTCCACGCGTGCGTGCTGCAGCTCCCGTTTCAGCAGCCAGTCAGGAGGAACCCCTCGTTTTTCCTCCGGGTCATCTCTGACACCTCGTCCCGCTGCTACGCCCTCCTGAGAGCCAGGAATGCAG GGATGTCACTGGGGGCCAAGGGCGCCTCCGGCCCGTTTCCTTCCGAGGCCGCGCAGTGGCTCTGCCTGCACGCCTTTCTGCTCAAGCTGGCTCGTCACCGCGTCACCTACAGCTGTCTTCTGGGGGCGCTGCGGTCAG CCAGAGCCCGACTGTGCCGGCGGCTCCCCAGGGCCACTCTGGCCGCCCTGGAGGCAGCAGCCGACCCGGCCCTGACCGCGGACTTTAAGACCATCTTGGACTGA